Proteins from a genomic interval of Tachyglossus aculeatus isolate mTacAcu1 chromosome 8, mTacAcu1.pri, whole genome shotgun sequence:
- the CHRNA4 gene encoding neuronal acetylcholine receptor subunit alpha-4 isoform X2, giving the protein MCGLSRNGMTTNFAGIPRTMRMSPPSAFPLNSSGDRTLSCTINGDFAVTHLTKAHLFYDGRVKWMPPAIYKSSCSIDVTFFPFDQQNCTMKFGSWTYDKAKIDLVSMHSHVDQLDYWESGEWVIINAVGNYNIKKYECCTEIYPDITYSFIIRRLPLFYTINLIIPCLLISCLTVLVFYLPSECGEKITLCISVLLSLTVFLLLITEIIPSTSLVIPLIGEYLLFTMIFVTLSIIITVFVLNVHHRSPRTHSMPDWVRRVFLDIIPRLLFMKRPAVVKNNCKKLIESMHKIASAPRYWPEPEGELNFATSSSNSPQSQEETPCPSFRIHLEDPANPPPICKSPSRQYPVQDDGPSPSASCHPPSDAQSPGLPKTRSLSVQQMHSPGKVEEGGIRCRSRSIQYFYLQEDSSQTNGQSQVNGHSRSSPASLRSHLNKDQQQIKPSPCRCKCKKNKAPASPDPGAKSQSRSSKEQHHLLMSPALKLAVEGVQYIADHLRAEDADFSVKEDWKYVAMVIDRIFLWMFIIVCLLGTVGLFLPPWLAGMI; this is encoded by the exons ATGTGTGGGTTAAGCAG GAATGGCATGACTACAAACTTCGCTGGGATCCCCAGGACTATGAGAATGTCACCTCCATCCGCATTCCCTCTGAACTCATCTGGAGACCGGACATTGTCCTGTACAATAA ACGGGGATTTTGCAGTGACACACCTGACCAAAGCTCACCTCTTCTATGACGGAAGAGTCAAATGGATGCCTCCCGCAATCTACAAGAGCTCCTGCAGTATTGATGTGACTTTCTTTCCCTTTGACCAGCAAAACTGCACCATGAAGTTTGGCTCCTGGACCTACGACAAAGCAAAAATAGACCTGGTGAGCATGCACAGCCACGTAGACCAACTGGACTACTGGGAGAGTGGAGAATGGGTCATCATCAATGCCGTTGGGAACTACAACATCAAGAAATATGAATGCTGCACCGAAATTTACCCTGATATCACCTACTCCTTCATCATTAGGAGGCTTCCACTTTTCTATACCATCAATCTCATCATTCCCTGTCTTCTGATTTCTTGCTTGACTGTCCTGGTCTTCTACCTGCCTTCTGAGTGTGGTGAAAAGATCACCCTATGCATTTCAGTGCTGTTGTCTCTGACtgtgttcctcctcctcatcacagAGATAATTCCTTCTACCTCCCTAGTCATTCCCCTGATTGGAGAGTACCTGCTTTTCACCATGATCTTTGTGACCCTGTctatcatcatcactgtcttTGTACTCAACGTCCACCATCGATCTCCTCGCACCCACTCCATGCCGGACTGGGTCCGAAGAGTTTTCTTGGACATTATTCCCCGCCTCCTCTTCATGAAAAGGCCCGCTGTTGTGAAAAATAACTGTAAGAAATTGATTGAGTCCATGCACAAAATTGCCAGTGCACCAAGGTATTGGCCTGAGCCGGAAGGGGAACTTAACTTTGCTACCTCATCTTCCAACAGCCCACAGAGTCAGGAGGAGACTCCCTGTCCTTCTTTTCGCATTCATCTGGAGGATCCAGCAAACCCCCCTCCCATCTGTAAGTCACCCTCTCGTCAGTATCCTGTGCAGGATGatggtccctctccttcagccTCCTGCCACCCTCCAAGTGATGCCCAGTCCCCGGGTCTCCCTAAAACCAGATCTCTAAGTGTCCAGCAAATGCACAGCCCTGGGAAAGTGGAGGAAGGGGGCATTCGCTGTAGGTCAAGAAGCATTCAGTACTTTTATCTCCAAGAAGATTCTTCCCAGACCAACGGACAGTCCCAGGTTAATGGCCATTCCAGAagctcccctgcctctctgcgcAGCCACCTCAACAAAGACCAGCAGCAGATCAAGCCTTCCCCTTGCAGGTGCAAATGTAAAAAGAACAAAGCTCCGGCCTCTCCAGACCCAGGTGCCAAATCACAATCACGGAGCTCCAAAGAGCAGCATCATTTGCTTATGTCGCCAGCCTTGAAGCTCGCTGTGGAGGGTGTCCAGTACATCGCAGACCATCTGAGGGCAGAGGATGCTGATTTTTCG GTGAAAGAAGACTGGAAATACGTCGCCATGGTTATAGACAGGATCTTCCTCTGGATGTTTATCATTGTTTGCTTATTGGGAACTGTGGGACTTTTCTTGCCACCTTGGCTGGCAGGAATGATATAA
- the CHRNA4 gene encoding neuronal acetylcholine receptor subunit alpha-4 isoform X3, translating to MMTTNVWVKQEWHDYKLRWDPQDYENVTSIRIPSELIWRPDIVLYNNADGDFAVTHLTKAHLFYDGRVKWMPPAIYKSSCSIDVTFFPFDQQNCTMKFGSWTYDKAKIDLVSMHSHVDQLDYWESGEWVIINAVGNYNIKKYECCTEIYPDITYSFIIRRLPLFYTINLIIPCLLISCLTVLVFYLPSECGEKITLCISVLLSLTVFLLLITEIIPSTSLVIPLIGEYLLFTMIFVTLSIIITVFVLNVHHRSPRTHSMPDWVRRVFLDIIPRLLFMKRPAVVKNNCKKLIESMHKIASAPRYWPEPEGELNFATSSSNSPQSQEETPCPSFRIHLEDPANPPPICKSPSRQYPVQDDGPSPSASCHPPSDAQSPGLPKTRSLSVQQMHSPGKVEEGGIRCRSRSIQYFYLQEDSSQTNGQSQVNGHSRSSPASLRSHLNKDQQQIKPSPCRCKCKKNKAPASPDPGAKSQSRSSKEQHHLLMSPALKLAVEGVQYIADHLRAEDADFSVKEDWKYVAMVIDRIFLWMFIIVCLLGTVGLFLPPWLAGMI from the exons ATGATGACCACCAATGTGTGGGTTAAGCAG GAATGGCATGACTACAAACTTCGCTGGGATCCCCAGGACTATGAGAATGTCACCTCCATCCGCATTCCCTCTGAACTCATCTGGAGACCGGACATTGTCCTGTACAATAA tGCAGACGGGGATTTTGCAGTGACACACCTGACCAAAGCTCACCTCTTCTATGACGGAAGAGTCAAATGGATGCCTCCCGCAATCTACAAGAGCTCCTGCAGTATTGATGTGACTTTCTTTCCCTTTGACCAGCAAAACTGCACCATGAAGTTTGGCTCCTGGACCTACGACAAAGCAAAAATAGACCTGGTGAGCATGCACAGCCACGTAGACCAACTGGACTACTGGGAGAGTGGAGAATGGGTCATCATCAATGCCGTTGGGAACTACAACATCAAGAAATATGAATGCTGCACCGAAATTTACCCTGATATCACCTACTCCTTCATCATTAGGAGGCTTCCACTTTTCTATACCATCAATCTCATCATTCCCTGTCTTCTGATTTCTTGCTTGACTGTCCTGGTCTTCTACCTGCCTTCTGAGTGTGGTGAAAAGATCACCCTATGCATTTCAGTGCTGTTGTCTCTGACtgtgttcctcctcctcatcacagAGATAATTCCTTCTACCTCCCTAGTCATTCCCCTGATTGGAGAGTACCTGCTTTTCACCATGATCTTTGTGACCCTGTctatcatcatcactgtcttTGTACTCAACGTCCACCATCGATCTCCTCGCACCCACTCCATGCCGGACTGGGTCCGAAGAGTTTTCTTGGACATTATTCCCCGCCTCCTCTTCATGAAAAGGCCCGCTGTTGTGAAAAATAACTGTAAGAAATTGATTGAGTCCATGCACAAAATTGCCAGTGCACCAAGGTATTGGCCTGAGCCGGAAGGGGAACTTAACTTTGCTACCTCATCTTCCAACAGCCCACAGAGTCAGGAGGAGACTCCCTGTCCTTCTTTTCGCATTCATCTGGAGGATCCAGCAAACCCCCCTCCCATCTGTAAGTCACCCTCTCGTCAGTATCCTGTGCAGGATGatggtccctctccttcagccTCCTGCCACCCTCCAAGTGATGCCCAGTCCCCGGGTCTCCCTAAAACCAGATCTCTAAGTGTCCAGCAAATGCACAGCCCTGGGAAAGTGGAGGAAGGGGGCATTCGCTGTAGGTCAAGAAGCATTCAGTACTTTTATCTCCAAGAAGATTCTTCCCAGACCAACGGACAGTCCCAGGTTAATGGCCATTCCAGAagctcccctgcctctctgcgcAGCCACCTCAACAAAGACCAGCAGCAGATCAAGCCTTCCCCTTGCAGGTGCAAATGTAAAAAGAACAAAGCTCCGGCCTCTCCAGACCCAGGTGCCAAATCACAATCACGGAGCTCCAAAGAGCAGCATCATTTGCTTATGTCGCCAGCCTTGAAGCTCGCTGTGGAGGGTGTCCAGTACATCGCAGACCATCTGAGGGCAGAGGATGCTGATTTTTCG GTGAAAGAAGACTGGAAATACGTCGCCATGGTTATAGACAGGATCTTCCTCTGGATGTTTATCATTGTTTGCTTATTGGGAACTGTGGGACTTTTCTTGCCACCTTGGCTGGCAGGAATGATATAA